From one Brachypodium distachyon strain Bd21 chromosome 4, Brachypodium_distachyon_v3.0, whole genome shotgun sequence genomic stretch:
- the LOC100839350 gene encoding uncharacterized protein LOC100839350, protein MAYGGGSRQQRSCCGGLCSFIIAAGFVILIYWAIFQPHHIRATVASATLTNLTVSPSSGPNPSISYSLSLELSLYNPSLRVAIYYDAFPRADLRSVSGVFLGPAATVSPSEFLQSKRSTDSVKLEFDGTKGVGVPGDVAGEMGKEAAAGAVRFEVAVDARVRYKFASIKIRQKPRIWCVISVPVKPEPRGQGFEGAIVSGDRCSVKY, encoded by the coding sequence ATGGCGTACGGCGGCGGGAGCCGCCAGCAGAGGTCCTGCTGCGGCGGGCTGTGCAGCTTCATCATCGCCGCGGGGTTCGTGATCCTCATCTACTGGGCCATCTTCCAGCCCCACCACATCCGCGCCACCGTCGCCTCCGCCACTCTCACCAACCTCACCGTCTCCCCCAGCTCCGGCCCCAACCCCTCCATCTCCTACAGCCTCTCCCTCGAGCTCTCCCTCTACAACCCGAGCCTCCGCGTCGCCATCTACTACGACGCCTTCCCCCGCGCCGACCTCCGCTCCGTCTCCGGCGTCTTCCtcggccccgccgccaccgtttccccaTCCGAGTTCCTGCAGAGCAAGCGGAGCACGGATTCAGTGAAGCTGGAGTTCGACGGGACCAAGGGGGTTGGAGTGCCCGGGGATGTTGCCGGGGAGATGGGGAAGGAGGCGGCTGCTGGGGCCGTGAGATTCGAGGTGGCCGTGGACGCGCGGGTCAGGTATAAGTTTGCGAGCATCAAGATCCGGCAGAAGCCGAGGATCTGGTGCGTGATTTCGGTGCCTGTTAAGCCGGAGCCACGCGGACAGGGGTTCGAGGGCGCCATTGTCTCCGGCGACCGCTGCAGCGTCAAGTACTGA